From Anopheles funestus chromosome 3RL, idAnoFuneDA-416_04, whole genome shotgun sequence, a single genomic window includes:
- the LOC125769238 gene encoding kinesin-like protein KIF13A isoform X2: MSDKIKVAVRVRPFNRRELELATENVIEMDGYQTILKYPASLDKMERKPPKIFAFDHCFYSTDANANNFASQELVFNNIGRDILENAFQGYNACIFAYGQTGSGKSYTMMGSQESKGIIPRLCDELFASIAAKQTDELSYKVEVSYMEIYNEKVHDLLDPKTAKQSLKVREHNVLGPYVDGLSQLAVTSFMDIDNLMAEGNKSRTVAATNMNSESSRSHAVFTVVLTQTLIDTLSGVTGEKVSRVSLVDLAGSERAVKTGAVGDRLKEGSNINKSLTTLGLVISKLADSTGGGGGGKNKDKFVPYRDSVLTWLLKDNLGGNSKTVMLATLSPAADNYEETLSTLRYADRAKRIVNHAVVNEDPNARIIRELRKEVETLREMLKHATGNNFGDMKRVDIHDKLAESENLMKQISQTWEEKLEKTEQIQSERQQALEKMGISVQDSGIKVEKNKYYLVNLNADPSLNELLVYYLKEETLIGGRSSSGSKQPDIQLLGLGIQPEHCLITIEDGELYMEPIENARCCVNGSVMSGKTALHHGDRILWGNHHFFRVNCPKSATNSAALGASEPQTPAQHLDYYYAQEELMQNELSNNPIQAAISRLEKQHEEDKQVALEKQRQEYEKQFQQLRNILSPTTPYAPYAPYDPFRLGKLPPNTPTGQLRVEKWAQERDEMFKRSLGQLKTDIVRANALVQEANVLAEEMDKQTKFSVTLQIPPANLSPNRKRGAFVSEPAILVRRMNSGSQIWSMEKLENKLIDMRDMYQDYKERHLTAMEEAKAKSDPFYESQENHNLIGVANIFLEVLFHDVKLEYHTPIISQQGEVAGRLQVEISRVAGTFPQDRMCESASESSADSHEDDEDLPDTPSPPPTANSNQISCRISIKQASGLPLYLSNFVFCQYSFWNHEVAVVPATNQEVAGHNQNITFKFDHEADYVVTMNEEFMEHCTDGALSIEVWGHRSVGFSRMKDWEVEQQQAKARSLADRWAELSRKIELWVEIHELNDNGDWAPVEVQCARDMLTGGVYQLRQGFQRRVMVRVKPVQNSGTLPIICQSIINVSMGCVTMRSKLQKPMDSYQEEDLTVLRDKWSEALGRRRQYLDQQIQRLINKDDKTEQEKEREQSLVNQWVSLTEERNAVLVPAPGSGIPGAPASWDPPLGMEPHVPVLFLDLNADDLSTQGLSNDEVPLAGVNSILPKEHGNKFYNLQIIQHLDKDICAICSWDSSIHDCASLNRITEANERVYLILKTTVRLSHPAPMDLVLRKRLALNIYKRQSFTDRLKKLRIGRADSLSLQSGVTYEVVSNIPKASEELEDRESLAQIAATGDDCSASDGETYIEKYTKGVSAVESILTLDRLRQSVAVKELEQVRGPALSMRKTASVPNFSQMRFFDASFESLLSIGRSESYADLKMGINNAQSTREIANNRQKMKNSNGEESSSSGYGAARPTFLNLNINLNSLRLQPTKPSPAASKLAQRMTTLHEEPLIKQICYEEEGEDRFSEPEYADYNDFYEQPIGKKPSLSKMKSSYTVESFIDIDKRSQSTAVEAMNSIGVTGVKFAGKTKAESSSMGGISSAPVSGGTAGSHGAKYQTMTPSMSSSTSSGYGSQAVSCTNLTNDDTYSIRSLSAGETPDTMSPSKMQEQILSVSTNAKSEDESVTSPTTSTSVCENTLMAGSMNSYSSSPPTRVPSDIRNRVNPFLKDANLDASDDGRSIESVEHVKQQHFSNEDDEGIGGEQTQSVDSTTASESMQMVDESEENESSANTKHSSDVMESSFSSTPGKQEIFPDWVAVGESVLIRPYNTSGVIAFIGATHFQGGTWIGVELDTPTGKNDGTVQGIQYFDCRPKHGIFVRVDKLILDKRGRAMRELKKAEKVKAELASGKGGQRLLTGGAGMTTNGPRK; the protein is encoded by the exons ATGTCGGATAAAATCAAAGTGGCCGTACGGGTTCGTCCGTTTAACCGGAGAG AACTTGAGCTCGCCACAGAAAACGTCATTGAAATGGATGGCTATCAAACGATTTTGAAATATCCTGCCAGCTTGGATAAGATGGAAAG GAAACCACCGAAGATTTTCGCCTTTGATCACTGTTTTTACTCGACCGACGCAAACGCGAATAACTTTGCATCACAGGAGCTGGTCTTCAACAACATCGGTCGAGATATACTAGAGAATGCGTTCCAGGGCTATAATGCGTGCATCTTTGCGTACGGTCAGACTGGATCGGGCAAGTCGTACACGATGATGGGTAGTCAAGAAAGCAAAGGCATCATACCGCGGCTGTGTGACGAGCTGTTTGCATCCATCGCTGCCAAACAGACGGACGAGCTTAGCTATAAAGTGGAAGTGTCATACATGGAGATCTACAATGAAAAGGTGCACGATTTGCTCGATCCAAAAACAGCCAAGCAGTCGCTGAAGGTGCGCGAGCATAACGTGCTCGGTCCGTATGTCGATGGATTATCCCAGCTGGCAGTCACCTCATTTATG GATATCGATAACCTGATGGCGGAAGGCAACAAATCGCGAACGGTCGCGGCAACGAACATGAACTCGGAATCGTCTCGCTCGCACGCGGTCTTCACGGTTGTTCTGACACAGACACTAATCGACACATTATCTGGGGTCACAGGAGAAAAGGTATCACGTGTTTCGCTTGTGGATTTGGCCGGTAGTGAGCGTGCAGTGAAAACCGGAGCCGTTGGAGACCGGCTCAAAGAGGGttcaaacatcaacaaaagtCTTACCACACTGGGTTTGGTGATATCGAAGCTAGCTGATAGTACAGGAGGCGGTGGAGGGGGCAAGAACAAAGATAAATTTGTACCGTACCGTGACTCGGTGCTGACTTGGCTACTAAAGGACAATCTTGGTGGGAACTCGAAGACGGTTATGTTGGCAACATTGTCACCAGCGGCCGATAATTACGAGGAGACGCTGTCTACGCTGCGGTACGCCGATCGGGCAAAACGAATTGTTAACCATGCCGTGGTGAATGAAGATCCGAATGCCCGTATCATTCGTGAGTTGCGTAAGGAGGTAGAAACGCTGCGCGAAATGTTGAAACATGCGACGGGTAACAATTTCGGTGACATGAAGCGCGTCGACATTCACGATAAGCTAGCGGAAAGTGAGAACTTGATGAAGCAGATCTCGCAAACATGGGAAGAGAAGCTAGAGAAAACCGAACAGATCCAAAGCGAACGTCAGCAGGCACTAGAGAAGATGGGCATTAGTGTGCAGGACAGTGGTATCAAGgtggagaaaaataaatactatCTGGTCAATCTGAATGCGGATCCGTCACTAAATGAGCTGCTGGTGTATTACCTGAAAGAGGAAACGCTGATCGGTGGTCGAAGCAGCAGCGGTAGCAAACAGCCCGACATTCAGTTGCTTGGCCTCGGCATCCAGCCTGAACACTGTCTTATCACAATCGAAGATGGCGAGCTATACATGGAACCTATTGAGAATGCGCGTTGCTGTGTAAATGGCTCGGTCATGAGTGGTAAGACAGCGCTTCATCATGGTGATCGTATCCTCTGGGGTAACCATCACTTTTTCCGGGTAAATTGTCCGAAATCTGCCACAAACAGTGCGGCTTTGGGAGCTTCAGAACCGCAAACACCGGCGCAGCATCTTGACTATTACTACGCGCAAGAAGAATTGATGCAAAACGAGCTGAGCAACAATCCGATTCAGGCGGCCATCTCGCGGCTAGAGAAGCAACACGAGGAAGATAAACAAGTAGCACTCGAGAAGCAGCGACAAGAGTATGAGAAGCAATTCCAACAGTTGCGAAACATTTTGTCACCGACAACACCGTATGCACCATATGCACCATATGATCCGTTTCGGCTAGGAAAACTCCCTCCAAACACACCGACCGGCCAGCTACGCGTTGAAAAGTGGGCGCAGGAGCGGGATGAAATGTTTAAACGATCCCTCGGTCAGCTCAAAACAGATATCGTACGAGCGAACGCACTCGTACAGGAAGCAAACGTTCTAGCAGAAGAGATGGACAAGCAAACAAAGTTCAGCGTGACGCTACAGATACCTCCGGCTAATCTCAGTCCGAACAGAAAACGAGGCGCCTTTGTAAGCGAACCTGCCATTTTAGTGCGGCGTATGAACTCAGGCAGCCAGATCTGGAGTATGGAGAAACTGGAGAACAAGCTGATTGATATGCGCGACATGTACCAAGATTACAAGGAGCGTCATTTAACCGCTATGGAAGAGGCAAAAGCTAAGTCGGATCCATTTTACGAATCGCAAGAAAATCATAACTTAATCGGTGTAGCAAACATCTTTTTGGAAGTGTTGTTTCACGACGTAAAATTGGAGTACCACACACCGATCATTAGTCAGCAAGGAGAAGTTGCGGGGCGATTGCAGGTGGAAATTAGTCGGGTGGCTGGTACCTTCCCACAAGATCGTATGTGTGAGTCAGCGTCCGAGAGTTCCGCGGATAGTCATGAGGACGATGAAGACTTACCAGATACACCGTCACCGCCACCAACCGCCAATAGCAATCAAATCAGCTGTAGGATTAGCATCAAGCAAGCGTCCGGACTGCCGCTCTATCTGTCCAATTTTGTGTTCTGTCAGTACTCTTTCTGGAACCATGAGGTAGCGGTTGTGCCGGCAACCAATCAAGAAGTCGCTGGTCACAACCAAAATATAACGTTCAAGTTTGACCACGAAGCGGACTACGTGGTGACGATGAATGAAGAGTTCATGGAACACTGCACAGATGGTGCACTCTCAATTGAGGTATGGGGCCATCGCTCGGTGGGATTTTCACGCATGAAGGACTGGGAGGTAGAGCAACAGCAGGCCAAGGCACGTTCCCTGGCAGATCGTTGGGCAGAGTTATCACGCAAGATCGAGCTGTGGGTTGAGATCCATGAGCTGAACGATAATGGTGATTGGGCGCCCGTTGAGGTTCAGTGTGCACGCGATATGCTAACAGGTGGAGTGTACCAGCTACGACAAGGGTTCCAACGGCGCGTAATGGTACGAGTGAAGCCAGTGCAAAACTCTGGTACGTTGCCTATCATCTGTCAATCGATCATCAATGTTTCGATGGGATGTGTAACTATGCGTTCAAAACTGCAGAAACCGATGGACTCGTATCAAGAAGAAGATCTTACGGTGCTACGAGACAAATGGAGTGAAGCTCTTGGACGCCGACGTCAGTACCTTGACCAGCAAATACAGCGATTGATCAACAAAGATGATAAGACGGAACAGGAAAAGGAACGCGAACAGAGTTTGGTGAACCAATGGGTTTCGCTGACGGAGGAGCGCAATGCGGTGTTGGTGCCAGCTCCTGGGTCCGGCATTCCTGGTGCACCTGCCTCTTGGGATCCACCGCTCGGCATGGAACCACACGTTCCTGTTCTGTTTCTCGATCTCAACGCAGACGATTTGTCAACGCAGGGTCTGTCAAACGACGAGGTCCCTCTGGCTGGTGTGAATTCAATTTTGCCGAAAGAGCATGGCAATAAGTTCTATAATTTACAGATAATCCAGCACTTGGACAAGGATATTTGCGCTATTTGTAGTTGGGATTCATCCATTCATGACTGTGCGTCGCTTAACCGTATCACCGAAGCTAATGAGCGGGTTTATCTGATTCTGAAGACGACCGTTCGACTTTCGCATCCGGCTCCAATGGATTTGGTACTACGCAAACGGCTAGCACTAAACATTTATAAGCGACAGAGCTTTACGGATCGGTTAAAGAAGCTGCGAATTGGACGCGCGGACTCACTATCGTTACAATCAGGCGTTACGTACGAAGTGGTTTCCAACATTCCAAAGGCTTCGGAAGAGCTAGAGGATCGTGAATCGTTGGCTCAGATTGCCGCCACCGGTGACGATTGTTCGGCAAGTGATGGCGAAACATACATCG aaaaatataCCAAAGGAGTATCAGCTGTCGAGAGTATTTTGACGCTGGATCGTCTAAGGCAGAGTGTGGCCGTAAAAGAGCTGGAACAGGTGCGCGGACCGGCACTTTCTATGCGCAAGACGGCCAGTGTACCAAACTTCTCACAG ATGAGATTCTTCGATGCCTCGTTCGAGTCGTTGTTGAGCATTGGACGTTCAGAATCGTATGCTGATTTAAAAATGGGCATTAACAATG CGCAAAGCACGCGTGAGATAGCTAACAACaggcaaaaaatgaaaaacagcaATGGTGAGGAATCCTCCAGCTCGGGTTACGGTGCAG CTCGCCCCACATTCCTCAATCTTAATATCAATCTGAACTCCTTGCGACTTCAGCCAACTAAAC cCTCACCAGCAGCAAGCAAATTGgcccaaaggatgacgacgtTGCACGAGGAACCGTTGATTAAGCAGATCTGCtacgaagaagaaggagaggACCGGTTTAGTGAACCGGAGTATGCCGATTACAACGATTTCTACGAACAGCCAATAGGCAAGAAGCCGTCACTATCGAAGATGAAATCATCGTACACAGTCGAATCCTTTATTGATATCGATAAACGTAGCCAGTCGACTGCTGTCGAAGCGATGAATTCGATCGGGGTGACCGGTGTAAAATTTGCTGGTAAGACGAAGGCAGAATCATCGTCCATGGGTGGTATTTCATCGGCGCCGGTGTCGGGAGGCACTGCTGGTAGTCATGGGGCGAAATATCAAACAATGACGCCTAGCATGAGTTCGTCCACTTCGAGCGGCTACGGTTCTCAAGCCGTCTCGTGCACTAACCTCACCAACGATGACACGTACTCCATCCGCTCACTAAGCGCCGGAGAAACTCCAG ATACAATGTCGCCGTCCAAAATGCAGGAACAAATTTTGTCTGTTAGCACTAATGCCAAATCGGAGGACGAATCTGTGACTTCTCCGACGACCTCAACCTCCGTTTGTGAGAATACGCTAATGGCAGGGAGCATGAACAGCTATAGCAGTAGTCCACCAACGCGAGTACCGAGCGACATCCGCAATCGTGTGAATCCGTTCCTTAAGGATGCCAATTTGGATGCGTCTGACGATGGCAGATCAATCGAATCTGTCGAACACGTGAAACAGCAACACTTCAgtaatgaagatgatgaaggaATTGGCGGCGAACAAACTCAGTCTGTAGATTCAACGACTGCAAGCGAATCGATGCAAATGGTTGacgaaagtgaagaaaatgaaagttCAGCAAACACCAAACACTCCTCAGATG tGATGGAAAGCAGTTTCTCCTCGACGCCTGGAAAACAGGAAATATTTCCGGATTGGGTTGCGGTTGGCGAGTCCGTGCTAATAAGACCGTATAATACCAGCGGTGTAATTGCTTTCATCGGTGCCACTCACTTCCAG GGAGGAACTTGGATCGGAGTGGAACTGGATACGCCAACTGGGAAAAACGACGGTACCGTGCAAGGCATCCAATATTTTGATTGTCGTCCAAAGCATGGAATTTTTGTGCGGGTCGACAAACTAATCCTAGACAAACGTGGCCGTGCAATGCGTGAGCTGAAGAAGGCAGAGAAGGTGAAAG CCGAGCTAGCTAGTGGCAAAGGGGGGCAAAGATTATTGACGGGTGGTGCTGGAATGACAACAAATGGACCACGTAAATGA